In Hwangdonia lutea, a single window of DNA contains:
- a CDS encoding NAD-dependent succinate-semialdehyde dehydrogenase, whose product MNTITTINPATEEPIKTYNRLTASETAAQIERANKAFQSWKNTSYSERAKLMNALADIFDKNKETYAQLTTEEMGKTIVQSRKEIEKCAWICRYYAEHTAELLAHQTIKTEANKSYVSFQPLGVILAVMPWNFPFYQVIRFLVPALMAGNAGVLKHASNVQGCAFALQQALEDAGFPQGVFSNLNVSSDAVESIIENKHIVAVTLTGSAPAGQSVASIAGKNLKKTVLELGGSDAYIILEDADLEKATDLATYGRLQNNGQTCIAAKRFIVLEEIYDDFINLFKQKMKAAKMGEPTDEDTYYGPLARVDLRDELHEQVTKTINQGGKLILGGNIPDRKGAYYPATILSDIKPGMEAFEEELFGPVASVIKAIDENHAIKLANLSKFGLGSGVITENKSRGEKLALQLEAGSSFVNKLVVSDPRLPFGGIKTSGYGRELSGYGIREFTNIKSIWID is encoded by the coding sequence ATGAATACTATAACCACAATAAACCCAGCCACAGAAGAACCTATTAAAACCTATAATCGTTTAACGGCATCTGAAACCGCTGCACAGATTGAACGAGCAAACAAAGCTTTTCAATCCTGGAAAAACACAAGCTATTCAGAGCGTGCAAAATTAATGAATGCGTTAGCCGATATTTTCGATAAAAACAAAGAGACTTATGCGCAATTAACCACTGAAGAAATGGGCAAAACCATTGTTCAATCTAGAAAGGAAATAGAAAAATGCGCATGGATTTGCCGTTACTATGCAGAACACACAGCAGAATTATTAGCTCATCAAACCATTAAAACCGAGGCAAACAAGAGTTACGTATCATTTCAGCCATTGGGTGTAATTTTAGCTGTAATGCCTTGGAATTTCCCTTTTTATCAAGTAATTCGATTTTTAGTACCCGCATTAATGGCAGGAAATGCAGGGGTTTTAAAACATGCATCCAATGTTCAAGGCTGTGCTTTTGCATTACAACAAGCCCTTGAAGATGCTGGATTTCCACAAGGTGTTTTTAGCAACTTAAACGTGAGTTCTGATGCTGTTGAATCTATTATTGAAAACAAACATATTGTAGCCGTTACATTAACAGGAAGCGCTCCTGCAGGACAATCGGTAGCCTCTATAGCTGGAAAAAACCTAAAAAAAACAGTGTTGGAATTAGGCGGTAGTGATGCTTATATAATTTTAGAGGATGCCGATTTAGAAAAAGCCACAGATTTAGCGACTTATGGCAGACTACAAAATAATGGACAAACCTGTATTGCTGCAAAACGATTTATTGTTTTAGAAGAAATTTATGATGACTTTATAAATCTGTTTAAACAAAAAATGAAAGCAGCAAAAATGGGCGAACCAACCGATGAAGACACCTATTATGGCCCTTTAGCTAGAGTTGATTTAAGAGATGAATTACACGAACAGGTTACAAAAACAATTAACCAAGGGGGAAAATTAATTTTAGGCGGAAACATACCAGATAGAAAAGGCGCCTATTACCCCGCAACTATTCTGTCTGATATTAAACCGGGAATGGAAGCATTTGAGGAAGAATTATTTGGTCCGGTAGCATCGGTTATAAAAGCCATAGACGAAAATCATGCCATTAAACTCGCCAATCTCTCAAAGTTTGGTTTGGGTTCTGGTGTGATAACTGAAAACAAATCTAGAGGCGAAAAGCTGGCTTTACAATTAGAGGCCGGTAGTAGTTTTGTTAACAAATTAGTGGTGTCAGACCCACGTTTACCTTTTGGAGGTATAAAAACAAGTGGTTACGGCAGGGAGCTTTCAGGCTACGGAATTCGAGAGTTCACCAACATTAAGTCCATTTGGATAGATTAA
- a CDS encoding acetolactate synthase large subunit, with amino-acid sequence MHKPIKASDLFIKALENEGVEYIFGLPGEENIDMLESIRKSDKIKFILTRHEQGAGFMAATYGRLTGKPGVCMSTLGPGATNLVTTAAYAQLGAMPMVMITGQKPIKTSKQGKFQIIDVVEMMQPLTKYTKQVTHGEHIPAMIREAFRLSSEERPGAVHIEFPEDIAQEEITNPHLFDIVDHKIPYAGKNVISHASEMIQKANRPLLLIGAGANRKRASKALTKFVDTLQIPFFNTQMGKGIIDERHPLYLGTAALSDDDFLHEAIHKADLIINVGHDTIEKPPFIMLPENNQKVIHVNYFAAEIDQLYFPHYNVIGDIAGSVIHLCETLKPHAKSWDNDLFFKVKNNVASHLSKYEKDNRFPILPQRLVKIVRNTLPDDGIVTLDNGIYKIWFARNYPTYTQNSLILDNALATMGAGLPSAIMTKELYPNKKVISINGDGGFMMNSQEIETAVRLQLDLVIIILNDNAYGMIQWKQEGEGFPKYGLEYKNPDFVAYAKSFGATGYQPKSVNEFKSDFEKALESKGVQIIDLAVDYSLNHDILNVLIKEFSEKTKQ; translated from the coding sequence ATGCATAAACCTATAAAAGCATCCGACTTATTTATTAAAGCCTTAGAAAATGAAGGCGTGGAATATATTTTTGGGCTTCCAGGAGAAGAAAATATAGACATGTTGGAGTCCATAAGAAAATCCGATAAAATTAAATTTATTTTAACAAGGCACGAACAAGGCGCGGGTTTTATGGCCGCAACTTATGGAAGGCTCACCGGCAAACCCGGAGTTTGTATGTCTACTTTAGGGCCTGGAGCAACAAACCTCGTTACCACAGCGGCTTATGCACAGCTTGGTGCGATGCCCATGGTTATGATTACCGGCCAAAAACCCATTAAAACAAGCAAGCAAGGTAAATTTCAGATTATTGATGTTGTAGAAATGATGCAACCTCTTACCAAATACACCAAGCAAGTTACGCATGGCGAACATATTCCTGCCATGATTAGGGAGGCTTTTCGCCTATCGAGTGAGGAACGACCTGGAGCTGTACATATCGAATTTCCAGAAGATATTGCACAAGAGGAAATTACAAACCCTCATTTATTTGATATTGTAGATCACAAAATTCCTTATGCCGGTAAAAATGTGATTTCCCATGCCTCAGAAATGATTCAAAAAGCCAATAGACCACTACTGCTTATTGGCGCTGGAGCAAACCGAAAACGCGCTAGCAAGGCATTGACAAAATTTGTGGACACTTTACAAATTCCGTTTTTTAACACCCAAATGGGAAAAGGCATTATAGATGAGCGTCACCCTCTATATTTGGGAACTGCCGCCCTTTCAGATGATGATTTTTTACATGAAGCCATCCATAAGGCCGATCTTATTATAAATGTTGGACATGATACCATTGAAAAACCACCATTTATCATGCTTCCCGAAAACAATCAAAAAGTAATTCACGTCAATTATTTTGCAGCAGAAATAGATCAATTATACTTTCCACATTACAATGTTATCGGCGATATTGCTGGTAGCGTCATTCACTTATGCGAAACTTTAAAACCTCATGCTAAATCTTGGGACAATGACTTGTTTTTTAAAGTGAAAAACAATGTGGCATCACATTTAAGTAAATATGAAAAAGACAATCGTTTTCCTATTTTGCCACAGCGTTTGGTTAAAATAGTTAGAAACACGTTGCCCGACGATGGCATTGTAACCTTGGATAATGGAATTTATAAAATCTGGTTCGCACGAAACTACCCAACATATACTCAAAATAGTTTAATTTTAGATAATGCTTTGGCCACCATGGGTGCAGGATTACCTTCTGCAATTATGACCAAAGAACTTTACCCAAATAAAAAAGTGATTTCGATTAATGGTGATGGTGGATTTATGATGAACTCACAAGAAATTGAAACAGCAGTAAGATTGCAGTTGGATTTGGTTATTATTATTTTAAACGACAATGCATATGGAATGATTCAATGGAAACAAGAAGGTGAAGGATTTCCCAAATACGGTTTGGAATATAAAAATCCTGATTTTGTAGCATACGCTAAAAGCTTTGGCGCTACAGGATATCAACCAAAATCGGTAAATGAATTTAAATCAGATTTTGAAAAAGCACTAGAATCAAAGGGCGTTCAAATTATAGATTTAGCTGTTGATTACTCTCTAAATCATGACATATTAAACGTTTTAATAAAAGAATTTTCAGAAAAAACAAAACAATGA
- a CDS encoding microtubule-binding protein — translation MSDDFDLLETSSNEKNEKVDVNWGKAIDTMKSKLSQEDDPEVRQKILNATLDDVVHMAEKDRTTLLDAIKDLTDYQDEVGIIFEKFSSLNATEQKVIDDAQKALDRARIELEDARNKPDTWWNNLWGRKSKIKKEEEEYKAAEKVRAGADNKAKAMFQERIESADVQTLLSELSYKSQAAVSRLKNREIEIKEVEEKLKDAIVEASKNHTKALEKKNEVEAKLEERYALLKQARQELGDIADKQSPEYSEAIGKVTALEQKVEELEGLKNAYTTLAASKDSFVHKHNLTIKVLTSLRSNLQTHRAKLKSDTEERLKYYDGYVVALKARTDQEFAAILEHLGVKTDEHIGETLASMHTASAKARQDMMDNIPVHEKVMQGVYSSYAEALQEIRAKDSNIQKNFAERYGIDMKEIFEDYYNADANKPSDGEGKGNKPNPKPEAKDDDLLS, via the coding sequence ATGTCAGATGATTTTGATTTATTAGAAACCTCTTCAAACGAAAAGAACGAAAAAGTAGATGTCAATTGGGGAAAAGCCATTGATACTATGAAATCGAAATTATCTCAAGAGGATGATCCAGAAGTTCGGCAAAAAATATTGAATGCCACTTTAGATGATGTGGTGCACATGGCTGAAAAAGATAGAACCACACTTTTAGATGCCATAAAGGATTTAACCGATTACCAAGATGAGGTGGGTATTATTTTTGAAAAATTCTCATCGCTTAACGCTACCGAGCAAAAAGTAATCGACGATGCACAAAAAGCATTGGACCGTGCGCGAATTGAATTGGAAGATGCCAGGAACAAGCCGGATACTTGGTGGAATAATTTATGGGGGCGAAAAAGCAAAATAAAAAAAGAAGAGGAAGAATATAAAGCCGCCGAAAAAGTACGCGCCGGTGCCGATAATAAGGCCAAAGCCATGTTTCAGGAGCGTATTGAAAGTGCCGATGTTCAAACGCTGTTAAGCGAGCTGTCCTATAAAAGTCAAGCAGCAGTTTCTCGTTTAAAAAACAGGGAAATAGAAATAAAAGAAGTTGAGGAAAAACTTAAAGATGCCATTGTTGAAGCGTCTAAAAACCACACCAAAGCCTTAGAAAAAAAGAATGAAGTTGAGGCTAAATTAGAAGAGCGCTACGCCCTTTTAAAACAAGCACGTCAAGAACTCGGAGACATTGCCGATAAACAGTCTCCAGAATATTCTGAAGCCATTGGCAAAGTAACCGCTTTGGAGCAAAAGGTGGAAGAATTGGAAGGTTTAAAAAATGCTTACACAACACTTGCAGCAAGTAAAGACAGTTTTGTACACAAACACAATTTAACCATTAAAGTGTTAACATCGTTACGCAGTAATTTACAAACGCATCGTGCTAAATTAAAGAGTGATACCGAAGAGCGCCTTAAGTATTACGATGGTTACGTGGTGGCTTTAAAAGCTAGAACGGATCAGGAATTTGCGGCCATTTTAGAACATTTGGGCGTTAAAACCGATGAGCATATTGGCGAAACCTTAGCATCGATGCATACGGCAAGTGCCAAGGCACGACAAGATATGATGGATAATATTCCGGTGCACGAAAAAGTTATGCAAGGTGTTTACAGCAGTTATGCCGAGGCTTTACAGGAAATTCGTGCGAAGGATAGCAATATTCAAAAGAATTTTGCAGAGCGTTACGGTATCGATATGAAAGAGATTTTTGAGGATTATTATAACGCCGATGCCAACAAACCATCTGATGGAGAAGGAAAGGGTAATAAGCCTAATCCGAAACCAGAGGCTAAAGATGATGATTTGTTAAGTTAG
- a CDS encoding AAA family ATPase has protein sequence MEHNSTFPIKLTELDMLRDEAASYLKSIQWAQGARAKNRDKDAKDESILLYLSRANNGSNSTEITSVSKTILALKKRLLPDSVAIPIYLNQALYAVQEGITLGIWIKDSYYDASGLSSLNENKSALDNNGKREFESKMHTATAFMLFATAYKILYDLKPHASDDLSVMKQKFAGIPEVSFLSPLKGISCSLFYFDKYLSHPEIIKSDKDVINFTVVYFEALIDEIQLRKSTLEYTETIEDRTYKLEKSEFAVSGWNNVFSGTAKSIEFNKIQFEQIVGNRDAKHFARRLTERMLSYDFDAKKNPFQELGGFMPVFMGYGIPGTGKSMLIAAIATRLKEHCDNLDIPFLFHPMPDTLISTFQGGSAEKMVEWMKPLQDPSKLIFAPIDDAENNLQERTAQGVSAGVKEVIGVFLRYTEGAYAVNYGNSSIGLFTNLPEMLDKAVISRVQGRFKIDGARTEHDFLDQDYLWWNKFDKTMPDFVNMQNPMGYQYLADQGLAKSMGDILNVIEKPSEERVLEAFEKADKMHDTNEHLFYASLYKEIQKIFPFFSSRDVRNIQSAISLRLTDFDLEPDWFENPEIYFKKDYDTKFDMLKELMKANMKGLDFSEIRRQEVVRYLDNVATIADTDFKRKVDARINQLNIETEARAQFGNK, from the coding sequence ATGGAACACAACTCAACTTTTCCGATAAAACTAACCGAACTCGACATGCTTCGCGATGAAGCGGCATCGTATTTAAAATCGATACAATGGGCTCAAGGTGCTCGCGCTAAAAACAGAGATAAAGACGCTAAAGACGAATCGATATTACTGTACTTATCGCGTGCCAATAACGGCAGTAATTCGACTGAAATCACTTCGGTTTCCAAAACAATTTTGGCTCTAAAAAAGCGGTTATTACCAGATTCGGTCGCCATTCCTATTTATTTAAATCAAGCTTTGTATGCCGTTCAAGAGGGCATTACTTTGGGTATTTGGATTAAGGATAGTTATTATGATGCCTCGGGCTTATCGAGTTTGAATGAAAATAAATCGGCTTTGGATAACAACGGTAAGCGCGAGTTTGAAAGTAAAATGCACACCGCAACGGCATTTATGCTTTTTGCTACGGCATATAAAATATTATACGATTTAAAACCACATGCTTCTGATGATTTAAGTGTGATGAAACAGAAATTCGCCGGTATTCCGGAAGTGTCTTTTTTGTCGCCCTTAAAAGGAATTTCATGCAGTCTGTTTTATTTTGATAAGTATTTGAGTCATCCTGAAATTATAAAATCCGATAAGGATGTTATCAATTTTACGGTGGTATATTTTGAAGCTTTGATTGACGAAATCCAACTGCGCAAAAGCACTTTGGAATACACCGAAACCATTGAAGACAGAACTTATAAATTAGAGAAATCGGAGTTTGCCGTATCGGGCTGGAACAATGTATTTTCGGGAACTGCAAAAAGCATAGAGTTCAATAAAATCCAATTCGAACAAATTGTCGGCAATCGCGATGCCAAACATTTTGCGCGCCGTTTAACCGAGCGTATGTTGAGTTACGATTTTGATGCAAAAAAGAATCCGTTTCAAGAATTGGGTGGTTTTATGCCCGTTTTTATGGGTTACGGTATTCCGGGAACCGGAAAAAGTATGCTTATTGCAGCCATTGCAACGCGACTCAAAGAGCATTGTGATAATTTGGATATTCCGTTTTTGTTTCACCCGATGCCAGATACTTTAATTAGTACCTTTCAAGGCGGTTCTGCCGAAAAAATGGTGGAGTGGATGAAGCCTTTGCAAGATCCATCAAAGCTCATTTTTGCACCCATTGACGATGCCGAAAATAATTTGCAAGAGCGAACGGCACAAGGCGTTTCGGCTGGTGTAAAAGAAGTTATCGGCGTATTTTTAAGATATACCGAAGGTGCCTATGCGGTAAATTATGGCAACAGTTCCATCGGGTTGTTTACCAACCTGCCGGAAATGTTGGATAAAGCTGTGATTTCACGGGTGCAAGGGCGTTTTAAAATTGATGGTGCACGTACCGAACACGACTTTTTAGATCAGGATTATCTTTGGTGGAATAAGTTTGATAAAACCATGCCCGATTTTGTGAATATGCAAAACCCAATGGGTTACCAATATTTGGCCGACCAAGGGTTGGCGAAAAGTATGGGCGATATTTTAAATGTTATTGAAAAACCGTCGGAAGAACGTGTTTTGGAGGCTTTTGAAAAAGCGGACAAAATGCACGACACTAACGAACATTTGTTTTATGCCAGTTTGTATAAAGAAATTCAAAAGATATTTCCGTTCTTTTCATCGCGTGATGTTCGGAATATTCAAAGTGCCATTTCGTTGCGTTTAACCGATTTTGATTTGGAACCCGATTGGTTTGAAAACCCCGAAATCTATTTCAAAAAAGATTACGACACCAAATTCGACATGCTCAAAGAATTGATGAAAGCCAATATGAAAGGTTTGGATTTTTCTGAAATTCGCCGACAAGAAGTCGTGCGTTATTTAGATAATGTGGCAACGATTGCCGATACCGATTTTAAACGAAAAGTAGATGCCCGGATAAATCAATTGAATATAGAAACGGAAGCAAGAGCGCAATTTGGGAACAAATAA
- a CDS encoding NUDIX domain-containing protein, with product MNRIKNIKSTVLSHFWGKLERIDFDFKFKNGNWKRLSHEAYGKSDGVAILLYNTETKKVVLSKQFRIPVYISGVSEGVSIEVCGGAIDEGESPETTVIREAKEELGYHISNLKAVNTVFLSPGIVRERVHLFIGEYKDLDKIDNSGGGLEIEGEEIEVMELPVEEALNMIDSQEIIDARTIMLLQHVKIKGLLS from the coding sequence ATGAATAGAATTAAAAACATAAAATCAACCGTATTATCCCATTTTTGGGGCAAATTGGAACGCATCGATTTCGATTTTAAATTTAAAAATGGCAATTGGAAACGTTTATCGCACGAAGCTTATGGCAAAAGTGATGGTGTAGCGATATTATTGTATAACACAGAAACAAAAAAAGTTGTTTTATCAAAGCAATTTAGAATTCCTGTTTATATATCAGGCGTTTCAGAAGGTGTTTCCATTGAAGTTTGCGGTGGCGCTATTGATGAAGGCGAATCGCCAGAAACTACCGTTATTAGAGAAGCCAAAGAAGAATTAGGTTATCATATTTCAAATTTAAAAGCGGTAAATACGGTGTTTTTATCACCAGGAATCGTTAGGGAGCGCGTGCACCTTTTTATTGGAGAATATAAAGATTTAGATAAAATTGATAATAGCGGTGGCGGATTGGAAATTGAAGGTGAAGAAATTGAAGTGATGGAATTACCTGTTGAAGAGGCTCTTAATATGATTGACTCACAAGAGATTATTGATGCACGAACCATTATGCTGTTACAACATGTAAAAATTAAAGGATTGTTGAGTTAG